Within the Streptomyces sp. NBC_00554 genome, the region GGCGAGGCGCCGGGCTCGTTCGCCGTGGAGTCCGCGCTCGACGAACTCGCCGAGAAGAGCGGCATCGACCCGATAGCCCTGCGCGTACGGAACGAACCGGTCGTGGGGCCGGTCTCCGGGATGCCGTTCAGCAGCCGCAACGTCCTCGCCTGCTACCGGGAGGGCGCCCGCAGGTTCGGCTGGGCGGACCGCGACCCGCGTCCCGGCATCCGCCGAGAAGGGCGCTGGCTGCTCGGTACCGGTATGGCGGCCTCGGCGTTCCCGACGCTCTCCGCCCCTTCGACGGCGGCCGTGACGGCGGATGCGGACGGCACCTTCACCGTACGGATCACCGCGGCGGACATCGGGACCGGAGCCCGCACTGCGCTGACCCAGATAGCCGCGGACGCGCTGGAAGTGGAACCGGAGCGGGTCCGAGTGCGCATCGCCGACAGTGACTTCGGCCCCGCGATGATCGCCGGCGGCTCCATGGGGACACGCTCCTGGGCCTGGGCGATCAACGTCGCGGCGAGCGAGCTGCGGGGTCAACTGGCCCTGGGCGGCAGCATTCCGCCCGAGGGGATCACCGCGCGGTCCGACACCTCCGAGGCCGTCCGCGCGCTGACGAAGAAGGAACGGAACGCCTTCGGGGCGCAGTTCGCCGAGGTCGCCGTGGATGTCACCAGCGGTGAGGTACGTGTACGGCGGCTGCTCGGCATCTTCGCCGCGGGCCGGATCATCAACCCGCTCACCGCACGCGGCCAGTTCATCGGCGGGATGGTCTGGGGGCTGTCCATGGCACTGCACGAGGAGGCGATCAGGGACCAGGCCTCGGGCGGCCATGTCGGCGCCGACCTCGCGGGCTACCACTTCGCCGCGCACGCCGACATCCCGCCCATCGAGGCGGACTGGGTGGACGACCCGGACCCCGACGACCCCGTCGGTATCAAGGGCATCGGCGAGATCGGGGTCGTGGGCACCGCCGCGGCGATCGCCAACGCGGTCTGGCACGCGACCGGCGTACGCCACCGGAACCTGCCGATCCGGCCCGACCGCGTGCTGACGGCGACTGCGGGCGGACATGCTTGACCTCGCCGACGAGTTGCACCGGTGGGCCGAGGAAGGCCGGGACTTCGCCGTCGCCACCGTGGTGTCCGTCGGCGGCAGCGCGCCGCGCGGTCCCGGTGCAGCCCTCGCCGTCGACAGCCACGGCACGGTCATCGGCTCGGTCTCCGGCGGCTGCGTCGAGGGGGCGGTGTACGACCTCTGCGTCGAGGCGCTGCAGGACGGCCGCACGGTGCTCGAACGGTTCGGCTACAGCGACGAGGACGCCTTCGCGGTGGGCCTCACCTGCGGCGGGGTCATCGAGGTCCTGGTCACCCCGGTGCGCGCGGACGCGCCGGACCGGGAGGTGTTCACGGCGGCCTTGTCGGCGGCCGCACGAGGGGAGGCCGCGGCGGTCGCCCGGGTGATCCGGGGCCCGGGTGAACTCCTTGGCAGAGCGCTCCTGGTCCACATCGACGGGTCGTACGACGGGGGGCTCGGCGGCACGTACGAGGGCGGTCCCGGAGGCCCTCGCACAGCCGATCGCGACGAACTCCCGGATCTGGACCGGGCTGCGGTGGCGGAGGCCCGCGCGATGCTGGACACCGGTCGCACCGGCACGGTCGAGATCTCGGAGGGCGGATCGAGCTGCCCGGGCGGAGTGACGCTGTTCGTCGAGACGAGGGTGCCGCCGCCCCGCATGATCGTGTTCGGTGCCGTGGACTTCGCGGCGGCGCTGGTGCGGGCCGGCAAGTTCCTCGGCTACCACGTGACCGTGTGCGACGCCCGACCCGTCTTCGCCACGCGCCTCCGCTTCCCCGAGGCCGACGACATCGTGGTCGACTGGCCGCACCGCTACCTCCGGAGCACCGGGACCGACGGCCGCACGGTGCTGTGCGTACTCACGCATGACGCCAAGTTCGACATCCCGCTGCTGGAGACCGCCCTGCGGCTGCCGGTCGCCTTCGTCGGCGCGATGGGCTCGCGCCGGACCCACCAGGACCGGGACCGCCGACTGCGCGAAGTCGGCCTCACCGACGGTGAGTTGGCCCGCCTTCGGTCCCCGATCGGGCTCGACC harbors:
- a CDS encoding xanthine dehydrogenase family protein molybdopterin-binding subunit, which gives rise to MTTPTTTTGTTAATRAVGTAHTRVEGRAKVTGAARYAGEIPYAELAHGWLVLSTVARGRIRSVEDTSVLGMPGVLTVLHHANAPRLEGNYMNGFGPPDPVLQLFQHDRVPFVGWPVALVVAETPEQAREAAESLVVQYDEEPYDVAFFAGRPGMYTPEDSETAKGDLEAELAGSAVVVDAEYTTPEEHHSPMEPHAATARWDSGRLEVVDSNQGSGFVADELAKLFSLDPDSVRVRSEHVGGGFGAKATRPHSVLAVMAATVLHRPVRVVLTRRQMFSLVGYRSPTAQRVRLGADADGRLRAFDHQGESLTSTVHEFVERSANFGHAMYDADAHHTVNRVVRLDVPTPSWMRAPGEAPGSFAVESALDELAEKSGIDPIALRVRNEPVVGPVSGMPFSSRNVLACYREGARRFGWADRDPRPGIRREGRWLLGTGMAASAFPTLSAPSTAAVTADADGTFTVRITAADIGTGARTALTQIAADALEVEPERVRVRIADSDFGPAMIAGGSMGTRSWAWAINVAASELRGQLALGGSIPPEGITARSDTSEAVRALTKKERNAFGAQFAEVAVDVTSGEVRVRRLLGIFAAGRIINPLTARGQFIGGMVWGLSMALHEEAIRDQASGGHVGADLAGYHFAAHADIPPIEADWVDDPDPDDPVGIKGIGEIGVVGTAAAIANAVWHATGVRHRNLPIRPDRVLTATAGGHA
- a CDS encoding XdhC family protein, with protein sequence MLDLADELHRWAEEGRDFAVATVVSVGGSAPRGPGAALAVDSHGTVIGSVSGGCVEGAVYDLCVEALQDGRTVLERFGYSDEDAFAVGLTCGGVIEVLVTPVRADAPDREVFTAALSAAARGEAAAVARVIRGPGELLGRALLVHIDGSYDGGLGGTYEGGPGGPRTADRDELPDLDRAAVAEARAMLDTGRTGTVEISEGGSSCPGGVTLFVETRVPPPRMIVFGAVDFAAALVRAGKFLGYHVTVCDARPVFATRLRFPEADDIVVDWPHRYLRSTGTDGRTVLCVLTHDAKFDIPLLETALRLPVAFVGAMGSRRTHQDRDRRLREVGLTDGELARLRSPIGLDLGARTPEETALSIAAEIVAARRGGTGVPLTGSGTPIHRDVDGRQAGTTEEAA